accgcggagaaaattctttctttctcagcggttgttttaaaaaaaccgcggagaaaagtacatctttctctgcggttggcttactacaaccgcagagaaaaatgacacttttctccgcggctggcataccacttttctctgcggtcgaatacactgcgcttttcaatactctcgaaaaccgcagtgtattgagtaaaaaaactgcagagaaaagccttttttgtagtagtgctagtactctggtttttgacatattgcctgaagtatcctctcgagaccagtccttcgatctcgtccttcagttgtcgacattcatcggttgtatgcccggtatctctgtgaaatcggcaatacttactggagtccctcttggacttttgatttctcatcgggtccggacgcctaaaggggacctagttttcattagctaggtatatgttctcccgagactcgttgagctcagtgtatactctatacacggagaaatatctctcccctttctttttctttcctccctcagcttcggggttattcccttcgttctttttcctcttggagagGTTTTCCGCCACAGGCTTTGCAGCTGCCGGgtctgccgaggttgaggcagagttgacgtttattgttgtagtttcgggctgggaagtcacattaagtgttgacctcgcttcctctacattgacaaacctctgcgctcgtttgttaaactcggttatggacctcaccggttttctttgcatgtcatcccagagggcACTCCCTGGCATTACGccggcttggacagccattaggtgtccactgtcatctacgttccgagctcgggcgacttccagattaaaccttgttaggtaactttttaacgtttcgcccggttgttgtcgaacgttagttagggttgatgcctctggtctgacccccatcatggctctgaactgcttcttaaagtctttagacagctgctcctaagaagttatcgagtgtctcttatatttttcgaaccagcttttggctggtcccgtcaatgatgctggaaacaacatgcatctgagctcgtaacccacattactggctctcattatggtgttgaacgtactcaaatgACTATACGGGTCGATTTTTCCTtcgaacgttgggacgtgagggatccgaaacccttgaggaaatggagtgttggaaatatggggagcaaacggttcgagctcctcgtcagagtcttcatatcgatcattctCTTGCTCGTTCTTCaagagcctaaaggccttttcaagctgatcgattctttcttggactgggtccgcgagaggtaccgtctggaatcggttgtcatcgatcacaattccaggatCGCGCCTCCGTAaaggatctctacgcctattcaagcgatcctcaggtccggatttatcgggtcaacattaccccgactttgattcaggtgttctcgcaggtcagggcgatttctgcggcttccagtattcttacgacttcggtcatgcttgctgaccgacctggtatctccagagtcgtcactggtaaaactcgtcgcatagttatttcgagatggattctttccatgctgcctcgtctccgccgtgtgagaccgagatgtttgacttctttATGACGGGGCGGCTCttcgctcctggaaagcttccccgtttccttgtctcccTCCCGTACGCCTTTCGCCCTGATCtcaaactggttgagcattcctgcgaggaggcgaaggatatcttataggtgatggagggaaccgtatgggtgacggtggctgccatccatttcgcggcctagacggtccggagtttgcccaagatgggttggttgcatttggtgcgctcccagggatttgagtccgagcctctgcaggggttcggttgttctcagttcccgcaggtacttccacaggtggattaaccggggccctagcccgagtacttctctgaggcctagggggagcggatggccctgctggtgccggaggttgagctggccttcttgtggcagcatcttttcatGGGCGCCCACGGGGCctacggggaggaacgtgtacgtcccttggaggcgGGACTTGGTtctcacgcggaggcgggggttGAGCCACCTGTGCCtttgcggctatccttgccaactcctcattccgtttgttggcctctgccaactgttgTTTCAGTTaccggttctcaagttccacaatgggaacataccgctcaggattgtaatacatatcctcatcccttggtggagcaggtggtccccgggaatcggaagatccacttctttcttcgacatctgggttttccattggttgtttcccaggacgtcttgggtaactTTCTTCAGGAGcgttctgattattagtggccatgacttactcaaggactgaatgcttaaggctctcaatgaaagcaccaaactgtggacgccgtttttcgtcaacagtgaaagaagagcacgtaaacaataaacagtaatggccaataaaaatacgataatacaaaacatgatttttacgtggttcatcagttaaatctgcctagtccacgagtctttgttatttaaactcaagatgatctctgaaaattcttcaaggatgaattcttcagagttttctctcaagatcaccaaaattccccttttacaatggtgcatgacctctctatttatagagaagatttcagaatactatctcacatattttgggtagttactctttttatgcaaataaattgaatggcattaaatgcctgcaatccgatataaaaggaaacgtcccctgaagaccaggggacgtataactgatcaaataatatcccatgattttaggggatttacagtaataaatgtagaccgcgtctcttatagatgactcattaggatatccAAGgctattatcctatatcaccaaggtcctattctcccaggtctcgtattgactttcgagctaataacatctctcgaggccacatgacttcgagaTCGTACGCGCATCAGGCTCGGAGCCCATGATCCGAAGTCATCCctgagaacagatgcacctcggggcctacttgtaacaccctcacttattttagttaaaaccatatttgaggtgttacgttttaaaactatatcataactTATTactgcggaagtctggacattttttttttaacttaaaaacttatttcacattatttacattaaacataaagtgtgtctcaaacatattatacataagtattaaataacccaatttattttcaaaacataacttcacactttattacaaacatctcactgataactgaaataacccacaaaaggtcgatatgttcatatgtacaaatcagggtcaggaccatgcttcagttctcctcatgtcattcacacatttctttctctacctgcaacacaagacaactgtgagcctaaagctcagtaagcaaagtaatgcatgcaatgctaatgattacccaatatcaatggacatacacaacttctttttaaattttgggccccttaatattgtgcacactgtttgaattggtcaatgcctacagggcttgttacacatacaatataaaatcccatgggttctcctccggctagccatcaccacagtagggcacattaaaaaccttattccatcgttgccccgtcgggctcaagagttaaggcggccacacactatggtgtcaatacatataacaatactcatatggaggagaaataaaaacagaaatatggcaaacaatataattggttcactaaaacctagcccaaattattgggcagccactataagcctactataggcctccgtttacacttattaacactttcatttgccttttcaaaacagtgccactaaacttaaacttcttattacaaatttctcttatgttgcacaaaacttgcaaaggcatcatatgattaatcatcataatatcatgcatggtcttatatcatataataatttaccatatcactattatgccatgcatacaaatttatgatgaagtgtcaatgtatgttaataccacttactcacaaaatattcatataatgcatactttcacataacatgtcattcttgtgttgcagttgagtactttacttaccttctgtccaaaatataattcaccgtgtaacaagtggtgtcttaggtattgatgtgcttatcctgacaatggcatggatttctcatcataatgatggcagtaatacattgaactctcatttaaaaatacccataaaacatcatacccaaaacatgcctaaaatgccttaaaccacctagatcgagcattagatttatcttagacatttgaagaaattttgacagagtttccccttaattttagctatcctcaaatatcaaaataaaccaataatcaacatcaaataacctgccataaccatatatatcccaaataccaacataattcatcataaagttatcaccgattttgataaaattctaatttcctagatcatcacctaaattaaatgagtctccacatctattaaaaaatttataaacatatatactctcttataaactcaatcaaataaccaaaaatcatcttgtactccaagaaccccaaaaacctcataaaacacaaaatttcacttaccgagcaacttttcggcgaaaacactctcttcaagcttttctaaacctcaaaccacttggaaaccccaagaaatatcttaaaaaggataaaacaccatatataagctttcagaaaaattcaaaaacatggtttaatttccaagtacaagaacttaccataaaaaggctagaactaagcttaatctacttctttggctttgctttcacttggatctccttagaatttcttcaaaccagccaagaaatggtttttggttttcttttctctctgtttttcagagtaatggtcgtgcaaagtgataaggttgatgaaaaattctttattttcaatgatttagccttattgtatcaaaatttgacacctttcatctcatcatttcatcttttgacttatgaaaaccttatcacttcaataatttcgacttaatcatctgctaggcctattatccttatgtttaaaacactcacaccaaaccttaggtccatatgacttcatacccaatagttatgcttacccgatcgagcgtagcgcacttatgctaagctcgttttgactttgcatcaataccactgattatgtatacctcccatcaagaattgatctaatggttctaaaaccatttttacatcatcaatgagaccttaatcatacctcgattacatttggtaaatccataaatactcaattttacaccgaaatactagtagtcgacattgtactatttttcactacttaacctattttgccttctatatctcactttcatcacttaattccatgccttgtccatatttttcatactttcttatatcttgagcacatcaaacacccataaaagacaactcaaatgccacaaggtaaataatattgagcatacatatagacatcacatacacaacttttatacttatacatgaaaacacttataagaatatgcatatgctcaaattatacatattgtatgatatgtaatgcaatgcaatcatgtgattattggctatattatgtcaaaataatgtgggtgctacactaCTCTTCGAGCTCATggggatttcgaggccaccatcttcgaagtcgtctctgctttgcaggctcgatgtttagattccgaacatattccagactttacgagttcattcattatgaatccagctttcgaggtcacaattctcatggctcgaaatctgggtataacggACAGTATCTTTACAACTCTAGCCACCTCCTTCACGTGGTGTATGTGAAACTCCAACTGCTCATTCCAGTTACAAATAAATCTccagtaaaagaaaaagaaaaatgaataGTGATGAGCAAGCACAATACACACCTGAGAACCAACTAATATTGGAGTTGTAACATCAAAAATAAGAACCTTCACTACTAAATGTTTTGCTACAAAAATTGGAAAATCAGGGTGACATAGCACCCCACCAGCCATCACACTGCTTtcgtactgagcactggtcgtatgttattgacttaagagtcaagaacggtcttagcgtgcttaacgcaagctgaaaagattagatctaatcgacatgagcattgaatgactcatcatgagcattaatgcttgaccgaccccaagtttgatgaaaaacaaaagtgcttgtgTAGTCTCATAACTAGtcactcagagctagggccagaaggccctggtgactacatcgtcacatggctaagggtatagaacccacattagtgactcactcatttggtttaagctagtgactccatggtcactcatttgatttACATTAGTGACTCCAAGGTCACTCATTTGCTAAGGGTGCGAAACCCACATTAATGACTTacacatcagtcactcatctgtttggggctataagctctggatgactatcataatcatcatttgaaattatatacatgcagtaatgagttttcttgctgagctttggctcacgggtgctatgtggtgcaggtaaagggaaagaaaaactatccaaccttgagtggagagcttaggtggcaatgtgtacatatgcggccacttgaccaccacggccaaggagtttctcagagaaactagggggtttgtaatgacccactaatctagacttttggaccattaacgaaactatacataaaatccttaatagaactcacatttgcgaaaataccataattttattaagtaacttgtaaaaataagagttacttacaaataaatactaagaaggatatgggatcccattgtctttaaaaacaaaacatgatttaaaataaaaagacattacataaatagtgcggaaaatacatgtaaaaagacataaaacagaaactacatcctcgaatcgaataacgctcggctccttgactccattcaccatcgatacacatcctctaagcgtcacgaatcttaccgcctctaaagctattttcctgcacataaaatagaaaggaatgagcctaatgcccagcaaggaaaatctaacacatagtcataaacataaatttcgtaataaacataaagacatatcataacacttaatacatacacttattataatggccattattacttggggtcccatagactaaacaagcttatgcccatgagattagtggggtcctactagctaagtaggcatatgcccataatcttttttggggtcttgttagtcaaatagggcataagcccaaacctacaaacatacacattcataacatattccataacataacataagcaataaacatatagattctatcctattttccttaccaaagttaccgggatatgttggactgagttgggacttttggaacactcctaaaaccataatgaacaagagtgagtctaaagaaggaaaagagatgaaaaggaatgggaagactaaaccattgaaaaacatgcttactaaaacttatgtgctcaagagcttagattccctaaccaaaataagaatgaggttaggaaactgagtagaaggctatgagaaagaaaataacataaaacaatgagctagagttttggtttacctcaaagaccaatctacaccacaaccgaaatactatagaatctcacttcccaaagtgtttgataagctaaagatgattaagcttatgactttcccacccaagtgtttaactctcacactctcctagcacttgcagcttctgaacttagagtaaaagttgaataatggctgggtactaggtcctatttatagagtttgggaatgaaagtgtcttgattttacttgaataaaaataatggctttttaggtgaaaataatttgaataatcgttcagcagaggctgaagactcgttcaaaagatgttggacttatgaaggagtttgaatggctgaaaggaaaagaattcaaaacgtttgaacatatgctgaaggaggcgatatatcgccccctgtaggcgatatatcgcttgggccagtatgcccgaggcgaccgtgcatcatctcgtgttttccgtatctacgtgctgcgatatatcgccccctatagctgcgatatatcggcacacgctgaatatttaaacacgaaattacacatttttagctaagtttgaatggagtaaacagccttgactaagccctcaacgtattcaaagctgctgactgaccttaggggattcaaactttactccttattaaatttaatcctcaaaatacttaatccttaatcaccattcataacatgtgcttaaaatcctattggtccttatctaaaccttatagtataataaatataatccttaatatcagtcacattaatcaaaccttaggttaacttaatattcttaaactatagattaaacttagaaaatctacaagtactactatgagtgtccaaataattcccggtctgaaccaaaaatccacagttacaaagataatgctataaatactatcatactactatctatcttagctaagtaaagttcttggactctacagggttaaccctattttttccgcttaggtcggcgggttgtaatttttacactgtaatgaccattttgtattgtaaataacttgtaaacgcttttataagcctatgaacaattttattttttaaatagaatatattatttccttttgatcaagtttttcaccttagcctgttaataacaactagatgcacgtttataaccaaatgactcgattagcgagttaaacatggttcaaagctcacagtaacggtcttggagtaaccaggacgttacaacAATAATCTCTAATGTATCAAATGAAGACAAaaagtgcatatatatatatatgagtccactcttaatggttactacccatggatagttacttttatattaatcattggattaagatcaatggtccatatttatagttgttaattaataaatctaaaagtaaattttgatattttcaaatttttagaaggtTTACCTGattaaaaatgtgtatttattatgaaaatataatattgtaaacttttcatttttcaaatgcatgtcaatttttaaatatagctagtgtctcttattggttggaaacaacattaattatggcaaaaaaaaaaaaaactaaattcaaaattaatgtagaaaaaaatatttatctgttgttgacttgctataccaagtcccTATAGTGACACATCATtataattgttagtactcatctatgggtagtaaccattgaaaaGTATTCCAATATGAATGTATCGGATTGATTTCATACGCAATCAATAAGTATTTTTATATGTATCGgcaattataataatatatatcaaatagagaagaacaaaaaTCGTCGATAACAAACAATAACAGTAATTAAGGAAACGAAGTTAGAGATTAAATCgattaatcaaaataaataaataaataacatatcaTCAATCTTGAACCTTAAATGTTTGTCGTCAAACCAAATTAAAGATAATAGGTTATCAAAACCCTAATTTTAGAAAAGCCCCAAATTTCTTTGAACAAAATCATACAATCTTCAATTAGTCTAGCAAACATGGCTTTAGTACCACTTGTTAGAATTTCTAATGCACTCAAATAATATGAACAAATAATAATCTCCAACACGTAAtcctaaattataattttatagatcatttgctaaattaaagaagaatGTGCGAAATCACTAACCTGAAGTCATTGTTGGAGATGATACAGAGAGGGTTGTGATCTTCCAGGAAAACAGTTTATCTTTGTCTATAAAAGCCGTTCTGTTTCTTGAGAGCCACATTCATATATATTAATTGATAATAATAtcagtttttaatatttataatttggtctctcatcaaattataaatatttattccaTGATATATTAATACCCATAATACTTATATCATAATTAGTCACTTTATTTTGTATCAAACTTTATAATAGTAATGTACATTAATACATACGTCAATAGAATTTTAATCCaacaataatatattttaaaagtacTCCTAAAGAAATTAGCTTCTTTATGGGGTTATCTTCATTATTTGTTCACTAAATAGTATTATATTGGTCCATATTAGTGTTATGGAATATGAAGTCATGTTACTTTTGTTTTACTTGTAAGACTTTGACTCTATTTTCCATATTTTTTTAAGATTAGAAAATGTAACATGCATGTCTCAAAAGTCAAAAGTACGTCCTTCTTGGAAAATTGTAGTCCTTAACATATGGACCAATTATATATATGTTCAATTATTcatatcttttctatataatttttttttattttaacggtttttttttaattgttaattttaacagaatatttttatatttaacagcagtttgtaaatacttaaatttaaataaaataaaataaataattaaaaaataaaaataagaaatttttgagatattttacaatgataattgtttaaaattaataaataattaaacaaattaaaatagtatatttttgagatattttacactgataattatttaaaaataataaaagtatatgttttatgactaaaataaaatttaattaaacttaaacttattaaaataatatcacattaaacatataatataatctactgtcaattagcaacaaattatttcttttaaaaatactagcaagaaacttaaatttaaaatccacatataatatttaatattacattaaacaaataatatataatctcttgttgtcactctcaaatttaaaaactagaacaaacataaacttaaacaaaaataaataaattatttaattaaaataagatatttatttgaaatttatatgacattaataaaaatttaataaaaataattaataaattctataaataaaactaaacaaacgtgaaTATTGCACATTGATTGTAtctagtatatttatatatatatatatatatatataattcacgTAAAGTAATATTACGTCAGAATCAGGCAGTTAATAAAGAATCttcctttatttaaaaaaaaaaaggttattttcacaaatttctcGTTAAATTATTGGACAACAACATTATTATATTAACTTTCATGTAAGCCACAATATTTGCTAGTGAcagtttttatttacttattcttTTTCAAGTAATCATAATTCAATTAGCTTAACATGCGCTATGATTAGATAATGAACTTATTTAGATAGAAGAAATCTCTTCGTCATTTATTCTTTATAATCTTAGAACCACATGTACATATATATAAGTAATAATCACGATGTTAGTCAATATAATTCGGaagattaaaatatataaaatggtACTTTTGCAAAATTGCATCTCATGATTTAAACAACTAGTTGAAAATTTAGATAGCTGGTCGAAAATTCAAATAGTTGGTCAAATTTTTTAGAAAGAtgccattttgcaaaaaaaaattatcaaaagtaggtcAGAATGTAAAATCActttaaaaaaaaagtcattttcaCCACTTTCTCTATATAAAATGACTCAAAAgtagtcaaaaaaaaaaatttagaggaaattacattttatatgagatttttaatagagtgtgcaaaaatatggttttttttaagaattttcacttttatggatttattttcccatatttttgtataaaagttagtttatgccatagttttactcttaatcaaatttggaagggtatgtttataatttgattattatttttttaggttatttatttttttatattgtttttatattactaattttatattaaacttttctttggttgttttgcaattttttttttgtaatatgaattgtttttaaaactattatttatttattataaacatgttttttttaagattgtacgttttttttttcaaatcctgagTAGGGTAAcaagttacttgattgatcttaaaaaaaaatcctagagctaggttaaataacatgcaccatgaggggtaaccagttatcctgggatgagtaactttctgccataagaggggtaaccagttacctaagaggggtgacgaattaatcatattaaatatgaaaagaaacatcaaatttgaaggaaaaaatgaaagaacacttcattaaaaaatgaagaagaagtaactatgattttagtaatataagtaactagttactatAAAAacaaccataaatatacacacaccagaacgtgaaagtaaccagttaccctcagaaatatacacacaaagaatgtgaaagtaaccagttacccattcacgttttcatatttttattagttttctttccaaatt
The Humulus lupulus chromosome 6, drHumLupu1.1, whole genome shotgun sequence DNA segment above includes these coding regions:
- the LOC133783258 gene encoding uncharacterized protein LOC133783258: MAGGVLCHPDFPIFVAKHLVVKVLIFDVTTPILVGSQLEFHIHHVKEVARVVKILSLLDSKTGKVAKKAPRCLTVKQSAIVEVTSNPVSLFFFYYGSGTT